The DNA segment CCGCAAAACCACCAACATCAGGAATTGGAGAAGGACGAGTTTGGTTCGGCCAGGCCATGACATGCAGCTGAATCGTCTCATATTGGTCTATAGCTGAAGTGAGAATGTCCTTCATTTCAGATTGGTCACAGCAATGCACAAGGCCAGCAGAACAAGCACTCGTTGGCATTATGCTCTTGCATTGCAACCTTGATATCACCAAAAGGAACCCATTTGCACTTGACTCTTCATACATTTCTCTCACCCCAGCACGATCAGCCGGCGATCCCCTCATCACTGAATATATGTACACAAAGCTCTGCAGTAACACAAAACACAAAATCTAAGTTCTTGCCATTGTGGTTGTTCAATAAGTGGATGTTTGAGTtgtccttgagggtcctcaaaATCGAGTTTTGAAAAGGATCAGGGAGGTGTCTTTTGCAGACAATTGTTGGATTCGTATGGGGATATGTGCTGGCACATAATGAACAAGGCTCCAAACATAGCCTAACAAGTTCTTAAAACATGTTCTACACATAATTGCTATAAAATACTTGATGAGGAATGAGGAGTGTTAATTAGCATTACACACCTCTTTAGTTCGTTTAATTTCCATGCCAAAGCGCGCTTCGACAGGTTGAGGGATTAACACAACTGAAATTTCTGCTAGTCCAGGTAGAAACCATAACCTTATACCATGCATTATTTGGTTAGCATTGTTGATTTTTTGCTTGCTAGTAGCTATTTCCCTTTTCAAGAAATGAGTCTCCTCCTACGTTAGAAGATTGATCCATTAACATGAGAAAAACACTTATGAAATAAAGAACTAAGAAATCTGAAGAAAAAGTGTTTTACCGTGGAGGGAATTTGTTCTGTTTGGATATTGACAAAAACAAGAGGGACCCCAGAGGAAATTGCTGCACTAAACCATGCCATGCACCTAGTTGTGGTAGTATCGATGCGGTACTCACTAATTAGAGGCATAAATAGAATGGAGCTTATTACTGAACAACATTGGTCAGACAGATAGGTGCCTATTTTCATCTTCCAGTCATATTTGATCCCACTTCTGCGGAATTCTCTCCCCCGCTTGTTCACTCTGATGCTTATTTCTGCAAACTTGAGAGAGCTCAAAATGTTTGATTGTTGTCACAGTTATATTGCAAATTTTCAAATAGTAAAATATCCTTCTCAGCTTGTTAAAgaatgagtttattttttatacactaaTTAGAGTGTCTAACActataactaattaaaaaacacacTAAATATAACTTAGTAAACCCCGTTATGCATTGACAATTTAGTTCATGAAAAAACTTGAGGCAAAATACTCTTCGAaaggtttttcttttctccatATTAATCCTTCCGTCAGTCAGTTTCATTCAATTATATTGGCAAATTAGTTTTATACAGTACataattataaacaatttaattcCCAAACCAATTATGCATTTAGCTTAATTAGTCCTTCAAAGTTATATATTACTTACAAATTAGTGCTTGGAAAGACTAACAAGTCCAacgaaaaaaattcaataactaTTTTAcctctaaaatattttcaaagaccAAATTGTCAGTCCCTATATCTTTCATGAATGAAAATGAAGGTTTACTAAAATATAACttctaaagtaattattatgtaaaaaaaaatcagttataTAGCATTATATGACAgtggaaaaaatatttacatcatCATCAatgtattctaattaaatttaaagagtaTATATATTAAGCATGTATACGAATAAATAATCACCCTTATgatatgtgtgttagtgttgaatTCTATCTCAATCATTTAAAATTGCTACTTCATATGTAATCCTACATGGTTCCAACTTTCAAATATTACCTAACACAGATGACTATTTGATGAACAATAAAGTATGATTATGTACCCTGTAGTTCATTGCACTGCTCTGATGTCAGATCCCCTAAATCCGCTACATGTCTGTGATCTGTTGCAGCTTGGATAGTATACTACCTTTGAAGTATGGAACCCTTCTGCTGCACAATGCGTACTTGAAGTTTCATCAAGCTATCACCTCTTCTAACCTGTATCCATATGAGTTCCCCACGCGGGTTAATCTTTCCAAGCTGAGAACTAAACTCTGAACTGGCCTTGACCGGTAAAAAGGAATCATCATCAGCGTCGCGCTCAGAAAATCCTTCAATGATATCCCCTGGTAATGGCATGCTCTCATCCCACTCATCCGCCACCTCTTGCTTCACTTGTTTCACACAAACAAGTGTTTGATCAGAAGTAGCCATGCCCTCCTCCCAATAGATGAAGCAGGATTTGACCATGAAACTGGATCCAAGTTAACCCaccaaaatatttgatattatgGACAGATTAATGCCTCTAGCTTGCAAGAAAATTTTGTTAGTATATATCTGTATATGCTTTTACCATGTTCTCTTCCTTAGCTTATATAATATCGTCCATAGTACGTTCTGATAAGAGTCTTACAATAATGCCACACAAGCTATACATGGCCGGCTCCACGTTCTCGACGGCAAATTATTTCTCtgttgataatattttatttcttagtaaATAACTCAttcgtataaaaaaaatagaagaggtTATTTGCTTCTTTTTGCGCATATCAAATAAGCACTTGTACGTAACAAGAGACAGAGGAAAAGTTAGTTTATGAAACTCTCTTGTTTAGcttgaaaagtgaaaacaacTAAACAAGTGCATTTATTTTCAAGCATAATCAGGAAACTAAATGTAGACATGCATACCCCTTCAGAAGACTAGCCAATtgcaatataatataataatataaattcgCCAGTGTAAAATCCAGGAAGAATTCAACCAAAATACTCCAAAagattatattttcaataaatggTTGATAAATGATAAAGTTTGTCAACTTTCTAGTTTaacttcaaatttagaaaaacgtttaacacattgcacaaattttatatttagaaattagttgtcttttttcctttttccttttttaatagGTAAGAAATTATTTGAAATGCAAACCAAGTGTAAATAAAAAGATGGCAGCTTTAGCCTGCAACAGCATTAGTTCTAAAATTTTCTGAATGCATAACTTTAAACAGCCATTATGCATGACTCTCATGTAACATTTGCAAATTTAGGTACAAGCGAATAAAAGGTACCaagaagttatttttattaaaaaataaataaaattaaaccttTGTTTCGCAACTCATCATAATGACGTCAAATAACTTCacttaggaataaaaaaaaattacaattattaaccaacactaaacaacaaaatgatctaaaaaaatctaataaccCGCCACAAAGCAACACTTACAATCAGACTCATTCGTACGAAATAAAGGGGAACTTAATGCGAATAACAGAGTTTATAGTCTCCTCTGTCCATCATTCTTCATCGAATTGGAGCATTGGTATTCCGGTTGGGGTAATTCCACCACAATTCTCAATTATTTCTTGCTGAAGTCTTCGAATTTCATCTTGAGTTCTAAGCTTCATGATAAAGCAAAATCAAATAGCTAGCAAAACGAAATTAAAGGAGATTGTTGCAGGAAgctttgaacctttctttgggGCCATCTTTTCAATTTTCCTCTGCGGCAGATACTCTTTACGGTAGAGTCACTTACGTCCAGTTTAACCGTTGCAACACTAATAGTCAAATGGAAGACACCGCTCAAATCACTCAAAgacatatatataatcaattatgccttagtcataattaattatatgtctgttaatttttttaaaaaaagaaaaaggttttcataaaaaaaaataacttttttggtTGAGGTACAGtatgaattttataaatgtttattttttattttattaattatttaatttttttttttactctttttcgtCCTAATCAAACAAACTTgatttttcatacttttttctagtctcttttatttattttggtcctTTTTACCGAAGATAGTGTGTTAGAGAAACGAAGACCCGCTAACCCGGTAAGGTAAAAGCGGGACCCGATCCGTGTGAATTGGTAGGTTCCGATGAGCTGAAATCAAAGCGAAGGGTTTAGATTTCCGGAATCAGAAATGAAAGCATCCGCACTGCTTAACTTGAAATCTTTCACTCTCAGCCGCCATTCTCCCACTTCCAACTCCTTCTTCCCCCCCTTTCTTTGTCCATCCCACCCCCGCCACCGCCGAATCCACCACTCTCGAAATCCAATCATGTCTGCCACATCCGTCAACTCCGAACGAGCACGCGCCCCTCCCGCCATTCCCTTGCCCCCTCCCCCTCTCTCCAACTTCAAAATTGGCCTCTGTCAACTCTCCGTCAGCCCCGACAAAGACAGCAACATCGCCCACGCTCGCACCGCCATTCAGGATGCTGCATCAAAGGGCGCCCAGCTTGTTCTTTTGCCCGTCAGtcccttttccttctttttaggATCACACTTAAAGTCAGGAGTGccaacttgttttgttttgtcttgTCAGGAAATTTGGAACAGTCCTTATTCCAACGATAGTTTTCCTGTCTACGCTGAGGATATTGACGCTGGTGCTTCTCCTTCCACTGCCATGCTATCTGAACTCTCTCGTCTCTTGAAAATCACCATAGTTGGTGGTTCCATTCCAGAACGCTCTGGAGGTCTCTTGTACAACACTTGCTGCGTCTTTGGCACCGACGGAAACCTACTAGCCAAGCACCGCAAGGTACCACTCCTCCCAATAACTTGTACGCTGAATTTCGTAATTCAACGGAATCTTGATTGATTTTCTGTAATTTCTGGTATATTGGCTTGCTTTAATACAGATACATCTTTTTGATATTGACATCCCTGGGAAGATTACTTTTATTGAATCAAAAACTCTTACTGCTGGGGAGACTCCGACAATTGTGGACACAGGTCTAAACATGTTCTTTGATCCCGCATTCAAACTCATTCACTTCAGTTCTATCTGTTTTAGTACTGATGCAGTCTTTTGTTCTGCGATCATGTTTGCTGTCATGTAAATGAGAAATGTATGTttaaagtttcaagtttcaagctGATGCTAATGTTGGCCGGCTGCAGAGGTGTATGGTGACGAAAGGAAATGAAAGTTATTATGGTTGTAGCCTTGTAAGATTGGATAAAGCTCTAAAATGATTGACTTCTTATACTTTTCCGTGGTTCTTCTTGAACTTAAATGCCAGGGTATCTTATGAACAATTTGAGATTGTATGCCTCTATGAGGggaaattttgttaattatatcACTGGTTCAGATTacatgtttttatgtatttCTGGCTTCTCATGTTTGTGCATATATGTGAGTGTGGGATACGAAAGAGAAAATAATCATTAAGAAATTATGACATTATTACAGAAGGAGAGGATAATGTGTGCgcttttttaactaattatgcTTGTAGTCAAGTTTTACCCAAATGAAactgaagaaaaaagaaagcaacCTTGTAATGTAGGCTTCCCATacaattattctttatttataaacatgtTTTTTAACTACCATGTCACAAGAGTGATTTAAATTTTTGCTAtttgtgattatttttttcttgcaatGAAAATTCTGTCTGGGTAAACAAATTGAAATAATGAGTTGATTCATGCAGAGGTTGGACGCATTGGCATAGGCATCTGTTATGACATTCGATTTCCAGAACTAGCAATGATATATGCTGCTAGAGGTTTGTCTGATTCCAGTAATATGCTTGGAAACAATTGATCTTGCTCTACGTTTGATTTGTTGACTATGATTTGAGTTCTCCAAAGTGTTTTATCCACCCCTCCTAAGTGCCATTAGCATCATAGAATagcaattttgattttttgggGGTGGAAGAGAGATTGCCTGTGTATTTCTTATTTCAGGGATATActaaaagaaatttcaaatccATATTTCTTGGTATGATATTTCAGTCCCTATATTATGCGCTATCTGtcaattatttctcttttttgtatAGGCTGTAATCCGGAAGGTTCACTTGAGATTAATTATCCAGTTGTGTGTtgatttgttttcaaattcacacaactattactataattattatttctttttctaagcTTTGGCAAACTTATGGTATCAGTCAGTTTTTGACTTCAGGTGCTCACTTACTCTGCTACCCTGGGGCATTTAACATGACAACTGGACCATTACATTGGGAGTTATTGCAGAGGGCAAGGTATAATGGGTACAACTTAATGAAACATTCAACAACCTGCAACACATGTTGTACTAgtgttttgtttaaattttataaccCTATCTAGTCTTGTAAGTTTCCAGTAAcagcaatatattttttatcccttAAAACGATATTTGAAATTAgtacttattaaattttattcatttttagtctttaaaaattataaatactgtGCACTTTTAGTCTCTAGTGACCAGTGAGGAACTAAAGCCGcactattttttgttaaatctaGGACTaatcatgaaaaaaatttaaatagggattaaaatcaaataacatCGTGTTTTcaatctttgaaaacatattgaagACAATAATTTGCATGCCTGTTACTGTTGGGAAACAACCTCAATAAACTTGATTGTTTAATGGGTTTGCACTAATTACATCCACTAAATTTGACTGATAGTTTTTCTGAActatatttatcatttgttaTAGGAGTTTATTGACAAATATAACCTTGGTTCTAGAAATTACAAGAAACTAGTGATCATACGAAAAGTTAGAATATACATTAAGGTTACCTTCTTGTTTTGcttccatttctttcttctGGCTCTTCCTTACCTTTTGGCCCTGCaaacctttttttgttttaacttttataaaatatttatgattgaGCAGTAAATACTAATCAACATTCCATTGCTAATCTGTGTTTTGCTTCTTTACATGCAGGGCTACAGATAATCAGGTAATGCCCCCTTCGAAGTTATGTGGCTTTTAATGCATGTAcactaacattttaatttaaacgtatgtaaaatttgaaatcatttaatcatttttatttatttattatttatttagtgtaGTTCTTGAGGGATGAACCTTATAATAGGCTTGTAACAGTAGCTTTGAATTGATAGATAACTGCACTGTGAATGAGAAATCAAACCCCCCAACCCCACAAGGAATTTACAGTAGATGTGTGATAAGTTCTTGAAAGCATGTGCTACCTTACATTCCTATGCTatacattatataaattatataaaaaaaattcaaaattgagGCTATCTCACTATTGCGTTTTTGGGGATGCTGCTATCCAGGATGTAAAACACTGGTAACTATTTAGTGGGCAAATAATTGTAATGGAGGGCAGAATAAATAAGGAAGAGAACTGTCCAGTAGACAGTAATTTCTAATAAGGAGGAAGCTGAAATAAGTAGGAAAGGGAGAGAGTTAGTTGGAGAGTCCAGGTCTCTTGAATACCTGAGTTATATATTCTGTTTTCAGTAATTTTTCATATCCATCCGCTACAGAGCTACAAAGTGGGGttgatttgaataaattttccatttttttcttctcatctcTGATCTAGTTCTATTAGATTGATGCAGTTGATTGTGTGATCAATCAGTGATTAAAGCAGGGTATGGTTAGGGGTTTCTCTATATTCTGACCAGGCAACCATATTATTAATCATTGTGTGAATTGCAAATTTTTAAGCTCTGACGAGATTAGTGGATGCTTACCAAAATTCTCTTCTGACAGTTATATGTGGCTACCTGTTCACCTGCCCGGGATACTGGATCTGGTTATGTGGCTTGGGGCCACTCCACTCTTGTTGGACCAGTAAGTAGATCCTTTATAAACAGCTTTCCTCGAGTAGAACCATTTAAAATGGGCTGATTATGGAAGTCGGTATAATATTTTGAGTTTTATTAACAAATAGAAAGGGAAATATCTTTAATTGTCAGTACTTACTGTGGAATATATCAATGTGGTAGTTTGGAGAAGTTCTGGCTACTACAGAACATGAGGAGGCAATCATCATAGCAGAAATTGATTATTCAATATTGGAGCAGAGAAGGTTTTCTTTTATTCGCATGTTTTGCTTTTGATTGAGCGTCATAATAATCGTATTAATTGCTTTCATAACATTATTCAGGACAAATCTGCCTGTAACTAAGCAAAGGCGAGGTGATCTTTACCAGTTGGTGGATTTTCAGAGGCTGAATTCTCAGTGATGGGAGCAGGACTATTGTAATTGAGACATCTGGATCTGGATTATCTTGTATGTGGCATTAGCTTGTCATCTGTGTTATATGGTTATTTGAATGCTGCATTATTGCTAATATGGAACCCGAACCCTGAAGgaagaaataaataaaggaaTTTGTGCTTTCTCGAATACTTTGTTCTGTTAATTACTATCGTATCtactaatatttatcaattaaataaGGGTTCTCGATGTAGATATATGGAAAATTGGTTAAGCCCAGTCAAACCCACTCATTGCTCTGTAGTAAGCCCAGTCAAACCTGAATTGTCTCCTTTTGAAATCCTGGTGTCTGCATTTGTTTTACCATTGTGCACAACATTTGTATGCACTGTTGATAAGGTTTATCTTTATGTAATTTACACAATTATTAATATCTTCTTTGATCGCATCTTCTATATAATAATCAAGAACCAAAATATTCCTCCTCCGCTCATAATTTTTCTTGTCTTACAATATGTTTCGAGTCTCTGGACAATGAATTTACTGAAGTTATagcttaaaattttagtttgaatttctgaaatgtttccaaattaaaattatctttatattatgcaaagagatgaaaaaatatatagaattatgattttaaattcaattttaatttcattatgtaGAATTGTATATGTATAAGAAAATTGtttgaaaactaaattaattaaaaaaaataattttaactgaattaatcatttaatgttcaacttatttttatatctttaattaaGAGTAGTCATGGGTTTGGTTTGAGAAGAAATTGATTCTTGTGATGATAAGCTGGTAGTGATATATAGTAGTTGTCATGATGATAAAGAAGATAATATAGTAGTGGCatggatggaaaaaaaaaaatacttctagCAACAAAGatagaagtgttttttttttttttgaaaacaacaaaatagaAATGATGGAAGTGATAGATCAAAACAAGAGAAATTGTAAAAACATAACAAGAAGAATCTAAGATATTATTTAGGAATGGATTGAAAATTACttaaactaattattttgtaatttcataaaatCGATACGAAATTATGATTgtgatttattttagaatttatataacaatattaaaGTTTAAGGTCTAATTCTCACACCCTCCAACcctaaaaattaattcatactCAATTATTGAAACCGTGAAATGTACATTTAGATAATAGTATAAATTTGTTGTCGGCTCAGCCTGAACTCAAATATTGGGTAACTGAATTGGAGGTTGATAACTGACGGTGTGAATTCATTCAGGAACCATATAGTAGTATTAAATTCATGCATATGTATAATGTTGATTGAGTTTGAATGTCTGATAACAAGTGGGATCATCACCGAAGGAATGCCAGAGAGACGCGACCGAAGTGACAAGCACAAAAAGGGAGGGACATTTAAAACATGCATGCGGCGCACGTGACGATTAAGAAGCGAGAAGTGAGAAGAGGGAACAAAATTAACAGGCAATTCATGAAGGTGCACGTGGGTGCAACGCTACCTGTTAAGTTCATTGAAAGAGGAACAGGTTTTGGATTAGTATATATCAATACTAAGCCAAAGCCCACACTTGCACCCGCGTGCTAGGTTGGGAATAAAGGAGAGACAACACCATGCATTGTGAATGGTCATATATATGACTATGACATAGCAACCACACACACATTCCCAACTGGAAAACAACACGTTTCACAGTAAATTCTATATATAGTATTCCCATATATCATCaacattatatattatttgttttcacatatctaatatttattaataaaaaaatattccgaTAAGGTTTCCTTTATATCTGTTGGTAtataagagaaacaaaaatagttaaaaataaagtaaaatttcaTATGTATTTAGCTCGCTCAAGATTCCATGTTATTCAATTTTGTGGAATGAAATTAGCAATACATACGAATTATAACTGCGTTGATCATCCTGTTGCtattttataaacatttataCTGCTAAATGGTAACCAATGTCCTATACATATAAAAGACAGAAAAAAAGAATACAAGAATATTTTAATCTATgactataaaattattatcttgcAATTTGCGTCGGTGTAGATGCCAAAGAAACCGAAAGACTTCAGAATATGACAGAAAGCCTTGCGTTTGAGGAAATTTaaagagagaaattttttttatcttttttgaccAAAATTTAagctaaattataatttgatatttcaTCTTATTTCTTAGTTTAATCTATTAGGTTTAAAACTTTTCACTTTAATCTCTTTATTAGACTAGAATAgttctttcatcagtttttCATATTAACAATCCTAATTCTGGTTGacgagataaatatttatttaacatgttACTTCTTGAAGTTTATTATATCTCactaaattagttaaattattataataaattaatagaagAATTAACTTgatttaacaaaaacaaaaacattttaatatattaaaattaagcattttttattttaaatttaaaaaatcaaactaaaaaaaaaagtgagaaactAAAATTACTTTGTAGACAAGGATatgcttctattttttttccattaaggTCTAGGATTTCTTGTACTTGATTTTGAACATGCTCCATGGGCCTATGTAGTTGTTGAAGCACGTGTGTATCCACGGGGCTTTGACACTGGAAATGTCAGAGAATCGGTTTCGATGCCATGCCCTGACACGTGGTACACTGCTCAGAAGCGTGCTGTGGGTTCAGGTCTTTGGGTGTTCAAATCAATCTTAGTATTCAACATCTTGAtatccttaaaaataaattacactaaTATGTTATAAAGTTTCGTAAAATTATACAAGCACATCCTGTCTTTATATACTTTTATACtaatctttttaaattatttaaaaatatatactaacacttttaattatttaaagttataCATTAAATTCCCTTAATTATTTGAAACATATTATATCAGGATTCCTGAAGAAAAGTTtgtgtaattttataaaattttagagaaaattatacaatttactctatttttaaatattaatgattttatttaatattttccatTACATATCTACAATTGGTATTTTGAAATTatagaattaaaaattttatttaagtttcaattttttgtcaaggtttttttaatgtcttaaaatactgattaaaaaaattaataaaaggaagaaatattataaattatactaTAATCACTTTGAAATTATAAGAATATATTAGTAAGATAATTTAATTCCTTAATTGGAATGtttgcaaatattattttaaaataatctatttaattaaactgtatttaaaatttaaaataaattgattttaaataatatttattttaaaatatgtggaaaatgtaataatattttttataattagtttgAATTTTGTATTGTGTCCGATAAACATACGGTGCAAAAGTATTAATACCTAATcgaatgttttaaaataattaaaaatataattgtaaaaatagagtatttttatgtaataaatatttttcaaataaaaaaatattatcaatttctttgatattcattaatatatacttttttcatCTCAAAAAATGTCCAAAAGGTAAATGTCATGTTagtttttcaatataatattatttgtcgGAACAACAAAAGTATTTGTATT comes from the Glycine soja cultivar W05 chromosome 6, ASM419377v2, whole genome shotgun sequence genome and includes:
- the LOC114414842 gene encoding omega-amidase, chloroplastic codes for the protein MKASALLNLKSFTLSRHSPTSNSFFPPFLCPSHPRHRRIHHSRNPIMSATSVNSERARAPPAIPLPPPPLSNFKIGLCQLSVSPDKDSNIAHARTAIQDAASKGAQLVLLPEIWNSPYSNDSFPVYAEDIDAGASPSTAMLSELSRLLKITIVGGSIPERSGGLLYNTCCVFGTDGNLLAKHRKIHLFDIDIPGKITFIESKTLTAGETPTIVDTEVGRIGIGICYDIRFPELAMIYAARGAHLLCYPGAFNMTTGPLHWELLQRARATDNQLYVATCSPARDTGSGYVAWGHSTLVGPFGEVLATTEHEEAIIIAEIDYSILEQRRTNLPVTKQRRGDLYQLVDFQRLNSQ
- the LOC114414351 gene encoding uncharacterized protein LOC114414351, yielding MKIGTYLSDQCCSVISSILFMPLISEYRIDTTTTRCMAWFSAAISSGVPLVFVNIQTEQIPSTEETHFLKREIATSKQKINNANQIMHGIRLWFLPGLAEISVVLIPQPVEARFGMEIKRTKESFVYIYSVMRGSPADRAGVREMYEESSANGFLLVISRLQCKSIMPTSACSAGLVHCCDQSEMKDILTSAIDQYETIQLHVMAWPNQTRPSPIPDVGGFAALLHPKRDSSL